The Flavobacteriaceae bacterium 3519-10 genome includes a window with the following:
- a CDS encoding Phenylacetic acid degradation protein paaI, producing MSPHELAQYILSQDHFSQWMGIKLIEVREKYCLIEMPVKQEMINGLRTVHGGVTFSLADSALAFSSNNTNDASVALHCAMNFAKAVKLGDTLTAESILISDTRKTGVYDISITNQHKVLVASFRGTVYKIDKKVTDL from the coding sequence ATGTCGCCACACGAACTCGCTCAATACATACTCAGTCAGGACCATTTCTCCCAATGGATGGGAATTAAACTTATCGAAGTCCGCGAAAAATACTGCCTGATTGAAATGCCCGTTAAACAGGAAATGATCAACGGACTAAGGACGGTTCACGGTGGGGTCACTTTTTCCCTGGCCGATTCCGCGCTTGCATTTTCAAGCAATAATACCAATGACGCCTCGGTGGCGTTGCATTGCGCAATGAATTTCGCCAAAGCCGTGAAATTAGGTGATACCTTAACAGCGGAAAGCATTTTAATTTCCGATACACGGAAAACGGGGGTTTACGATATTTCGATTACTAATCAGCACAAAGTTTTAGTTGCAAGTTTTCGGGGAACGGTGTATAAAATTGATAAGAAGGTGACGGATTTATAG